One Festucalex cinctus isolate MCC-2025b chromosome 3, RoL_Fcin_1.0, whole genome shotgun sequence DNA window includes the following coding sequences:
- the LOC144016457 gene encoding RNA polymerase II elongation factor ELL, with protein MAALRQERRYGLSCGKINKSSPSRTLYHVKLTDTAIRTLETYQNLKASLPNQTSICFKGSQGYIKIPTSESPDGFRVFSFYLSSDSKDKPQSSFDCVHQFVSGEGKDQLEGQGSIQDKITVCATDDSYQATRERVSQVEKDIWSRSAIEIKPGPSASWERGVPTSSTYGNLQSKCVKVQRKQGPFPGSDSSSSNSNNKHSPSNKRSLVPSPVAHRPLRDRLIHLLALKPYKKPELLLWLERERAGPKDKTELTLVLDEVGKLNVKDNSYCLKDELYRHVQRDWPAYLEEEKQLVNRLLIRKLQPLLHGGGQLKSPHANPPSHKSAGDSPSQVSPAKTLSAKRPLPLDASAFQTPKKQRLIDHPLARQSPPDGDRDRDKINNHFPACANGLHSPHKLSVSSSSSSSSSTPPKTERAESAPKALSPKSPRVVDAASHLCTDQQLPNGLHKKKKSKKHKEKERERLKDEWMETSPDMKNNQQHLKGEKTPVEATTKEELPDYLLKYGSITAAEQRERYKDDFCSEYDEYRALHDRIGAITEMFVQLGSKINTLPPGTQEYKLMEEQILQKYRKYKKKFPGYREEKKRCEYLHEKLSHIKGLISDYDRTRQLS; from the exons ATGGCAGCGCTGAGGCAGGAGCGTCGCTACGGGCTCTCCTGCGGCAAAATCAACAAAAGCAGCCCCAGTCGAACACTTTATCACGTCAAACTCACTGACACCGCCATCCGGACCCTCGAAACTTACCAGAACTTGAAG GCATCACTTCCCAATCAGACCTCCATTTGCTTCAAGGGAAGCCAGGGG TATATTAAGATCCCGACTTCGGAATCGCCCGACGGATTCAGAGTCTTCTCGTTCTACCTGTCCAGCGACAGCAAAGACAAACCTCAGTCCAGCTTCGACTGCGTTCATCAGTTTGTTTCAGG CGAGGGCAAGGATCAGCTGGAGGGCCAGGGAAGCATCCAGGACAAGATCACGGTTTGCGCCACCGATGACTCCTACCAGGCCACGCGGGAGCGCGTGTCCCAGGTGGAGAAGGACATCTGGAGCCGCTCGGCCATCGAGATCAAACCGGGGCCAA GCGCTTCCTGGGAACGTGGCGTTCCAACGTCTTCGACCTACGGCAACCTCCAAA GCAAGTGCGTGAAGGTGCAGCGGAAGCAGGGTCCGTTTCCAGGCTCggatagcagcagcagcaacagcaacaacaagcaCTCCCCCAGCAATAAGAGGAGCCTGGTTCCCAGCCCTGTGGCAcaccggcccttgcgggaccgCCTCATCCATCTGCTGGCCTTGAAACCGTACAAGAAACCCGAGCTGCTGCTGTGGTTGGAGCGGGAGCGGGCCGGTCCAAAGGACAAGACGGAGCTGACCTTAGTGCTGGATGAG GTCGGCAAGCTGAACGTGAAAGACAACAGCTATTGTCTGAAGGATGAGCTCTACAGACACGTCCAGAGAGACTGGCCGGCTTATCTGGAGGAGGAGAAGCAACTCGTCAACAGGCTTCTGATCAG GAAGCTTCAGCCGCTCCTCCACGGCGGCGGCCAGTTGAAAAGTCCCCACGCCAACCCGCCGTCCCACAAAAGCGCCGGGGATTCTCCGTCGCAAGTCAGTCCCGCCAAGACTCTCTCGGCG AAGCGCCCTCTGCCTTTGGATGCATCCGCCTttcaaacccccaaaaaacagcGACTAATAGACCACCCTTTGGCCCGGCAGTCCCCACCCGACGGAGACCGCGACCGCGACAAAATCAACAATCACTTCCCGGCGTGTGCGAACGGTCTGCACTCGCCGCACAAACTGAGCgtctcgtcgtcgtcgtcgtcgtcgtcgtcgactCCCCCCAAAACGGAGAGGGCGGAGTCGGCTCCCAAGGCGCTCAGCCCCAAGTCCCCGCGCGTCGTCGACGCCGCCTCGCACCTTTGCACCGACCAACAACTGCCCAACGGCCTCCATAAAAAGAAGAAGTCGAAAAAGCACAAAGAGAAGGAACGCGAGCGCTTGAAAGACGAGTGGATGGAGACCAGCCCGGACATGAAGAACAACCAACAACATCttaaag GAGAGAAAACACCCGTGGAAGCGACCACAAAAGAGGAGCTGCCCGACTATTTATT AAAATACGGCTCAATCACAGCGGCGGAGCAACGCGAGCGATACAAAGACGACTTCTGCTCCGAGTACGACGAGTACCGAGCGCTGCACGACCGCATCGGCGCCATCACCGAGATGTTTGTTCAGTTGGGCTCAAAGATCAACACGCTGCCGCCGGGCACGCAAGAGTACAAG CTAATGGAGGAGCAAATACTACAAAAGTACCGCAAGTATAAGAAG AAGTTCCCCGGCTACAGGGAAGAGAAGAAGCGATGCGAGTACCTCCACGAGAAACTGTCGCATATCAAAGGTCTGATCTCGGACTACGACCGGACGCGGCAGCTCTCCTAA